The Bacteroidota bacterium genomic interval TAAACTCCTGAAGTGCGAACAGCGAACCTGTCCGGCCAAACCCGGTTTGTACTTCATCAAAAATTAGCAGGGTGCCGGTTTCATTGCAACGTTTTCTGAGCAACCCAAGAAAATTATCTTTGGGTATCCTGATTCCACCTTCGCCCTGTACTGGTTCAATAATAACACAGGCAGTACGTCTGGTTATTCTTTCTAATTCTGTGGGATTATTAAATTCAATAAAAGAAACATCCGGAAGCAGAGGCCTGTATGAATTTTTATAACATTCATTGCCCATCACACTGAGAGATCCGTGTGTGCTGCCATGATAAGCATTTTTAAATGCAATAATTTCGGACCTTCCCGTATACCGTTTGGCCAGTTTAAGGGCACCTTCGTTGGCTTCACTGCCGGAGTTTACAAAATATACAGAATCAAGACTGGAAGGCAGTTGTGACGTCAATAATTGGGCATACTGAACCTGGGGATATTCAATATATTCCCCGTAGACCATCAGGTGCATATATTTTTCAACCTGGTCTTTAACCGCCTGAACAACTTCCGGGTTACAATGCCCTACATTACTGACCGAAACCCCCGAAATTAAATCAATATATTTTTTCCCATAAATATCGTAAAGATATATCCCTTTTGCTCTTTCAATTTCAAGCATCATGGGGGAATCTGATGTCTGTCCTACGTGTTGAAGAAAAAGTTGCCGCTGTGAAATCATTTATTTTGCAATCAGATTTATATCACTCATCAGCTTGTCCTTATAAGACTTCCCGATGGGGATGGTTTTGAAACCGTCCTCTATATTGATCACAATGGAGTTGTCTTCAATGACGTTGATGCAGCTCGTATTGACGATAAAGGAGCGGTGTACTCTTGTGAATTTATTAACAGGAAGCTTCTTCTCTATGCTTTTCATCGTGAAATGAATAGTAAACTTTTCGTTGTAAGTGTTGAAGATGACATAATTTTCAAGGGCTTCAACCCATAAAATGTCATCATATTTAAGCCTTACCAGAGAAGAATTCTTTTTGATGAAAATTTCATTTCCCTTAGACTCAATCCTGCTTTTTTTGTACCGGCTTTGAGCCTTGGTAATAGCCTTAAAGAACCGGCTGTACGTGATGGGTTTTAATAGATAGTCGGTGACATCATATTCAAAAGCATTCAGGGCATACTTGTCTTTTGAAGAGATGATGATAATTTGGGGCAGGTCTTTAATCGTATCCAGAAAATCAAGTCCGCTCATTTCCGGCATTTCTATATCCAGAAATATCAGGTCAACAGATTCTGCCTCTTCCTGACTGTGGTTATTGACCATTTTTATTGCTTCTACAGGACCTGAAAATGATTGTAACAAATTCAAGTCTTCTGTTTTGCTGATGAACTCTTCTATGATACGACGTGAGAGTTTGTCATCGTCAATGATTATACAATTCAACATCATACTTTCTTCATCAATTAAAAATACCTATTAATCCTTTGGAAATTTTATCTTATCAAAAATAAGTAAAATTTCTTATTTTGACGAATAATTTTTCAATTCTTTAATCCGTTTTTTTCAAATCATTCCTTAAAGGTAAGGACTTATAAAATTGTTTTTCAATCAAATCAGCATCTTTCAGGCTTTTTTTCAGCCATTCTGTTTTAAGGTTCTGTATTTCATTCTCTGAAAGTGCCCAGTTAATTCCTGATTTCCTGAGCTGACAGGATAAATGATGCAGGATTATTCCAGCTGAAACGGAAATATTGAAACTTTCAGTGAAACCCACAATGGGAATGGTCAGAAATTCGTCAGCATTTATAAATACATCCTCAGTCAATCCCTGCAGTTCGGTACCAAAAAACAAAGCAATTTTTCCTTTGGACAAGTCGAATTCTTCCAGTTTAACCCCTTTCCCTTCAGGAGCAGTAGCTACAATCCGGTAACCTTTTTGCTTTAATGATTTAATTACTTCAAGAGTGTTATTGGTATCCTGCTGGTTATATTGAAAAAGGTTCAGCCATTTTGAGGCTCCCATTGCAATTTCAGGGTTTACCTTAAACTTATTTTTGTTTTCTATAATATGTACATCCTGAATCCCGAAACAATCGCATGTCCGCAAAACTGCACTGGCATTTTGAGCCTGGAACAGATCTTCAAGCACAATCGTAATGTAGCGGGTTCTTTGTTGAAGTATTTTTTCTATGGTTTCGACCCGATGAGGAGTAACAAATCCGGATAAATAATCGATAAGTTTTCGCTGAATCATCATAAAGTCCAATCACTTAAAAATACTAAGATAGATTAAAATTTAAATTATCCAACATAATAAAATGATTTTTTTCTAATAAGGGTTGAATGAGGCTTTTTATTAAATTTCAGTTTGAAATTTAATCCGCTTTACTCACCTTGAAAAAAATAAAAAGCCAAAAGAAATTTCTTTTGGCTTTTTATTGAAATTTTATATTGCTACTTTTTATATTGATAGCATCTTATCCAATCAATTTCCATTGAGGCGGGCAACAAACTGTCATTTATTTTTTTGTTAAGCATAGAATTGAAAGCAACATACATGGGAAGTGAAGGAATTCCTCGTGTCTCCTTTTTTACTGTAACCCCGTTTATTTTCCATTCTAAAGAGTTTTCTGTCCATTCGAGGGTATAAATAAAAAATTTATGGCTAAAATGTTTCCCTCTCAGGGTAGTGATGCTTTTCTGAAGTCCATTTTTATCCTCAGCTTTTCCCCAGAAAGAGTTCAGGTATAATTTTTTTCCGTCAAATTTCATTACATCAATTTCGGGGAGGATGGAATCTCCTACCATCCAGAAAGCCTGGGTGAGGGGATAATTAGCCGACAAGCGGATTTTGGCTTCGAATTTGCCATATTGCTGGCGGAAACTTGCCCCGGAATTGATTATCCCTGAAGTATATTCATAATCCTTAGGTTGAAATCCCAATTGGGGATTCCAGGAATTGCTGTTGGCTTTTTCTTTGCGGGTGATAATTTTTAGCGCACTATCAGAGAAGTCCAGGTTTTTCCCATCAGAATAGCATTGCAGCTCATTTGATAAGGAATAAGACGAACCTAATAGGGCTTCACCCCAGAAATATTTCGTAATCCATTTTTCACGGTTCAGCTGTTTGTCATTGAAATCGTCTTCAAAAGTCTTTTCCCAATGCTTCAATGAATCAAATTTGTTAGACGAAACCAGCTGAAAATACCATTTGATCTTTTCGCTTTGTTTTAGTGAGTCATATTCCTTCAGCTTTTTGAAATCCTCGGATTTTTCGTACCGGTGTTTGTCATCCATGTAAGCTTTGACTTCTTTATATTCATTGGAATTAATGAATTTTCCGAGGTTTTCGTATTCTGTGATTTCTTTTGAACCGTCAATCAGTTTGTAATCGGAATATTTTTTTGAAGACTTGAATTTAAAATAGCTGGTTATGGATTTTGCTTTTTTTAGCTTTTTATATTCGCGCCATTTCTGATAATCCGGGGTTTTCTTAAAATCCTTTGCCTGGGCTTTCCCTTTAAATTCTGAGGAAAGAATGAAGCTTTGCAGACGGATAAAATCCTCTAATTCCTTTGAATTACTCGTACTCAGGAAATTGGCCAATTCCCTGGATTGTTTAATCTTATAATAACTTTTTATCCTTTTCGATTTTTTCAACTGTAAATAAAGTTGAAGCTTATTATATTCTTTGGTGTCTTCAAAGCGAAGTGATTCGATTTTCTTTCTGTTTTCTTCAAATTCTTTAGAAGTTACTTCCTTTTCAAGCTTGTTAAAATAGGCTAATTCTTCAGAGGCGGCAAATAGCCTGAATCTTTTATATTCTTCCGACAATTTCGCATTTTCTTCTTCTATCTTTGAAGTTGCAGGGAATAATCCTAATAAAATTTTTAAGTTTACCATAGCCATTTTCTATAGAAAATATTTAGGTTAAAGATATAAAAAACACAATTTCATAAAAGCGGAAAATTAAATAATTCAGAATTTCCTTGAATACTTAAGTATTTAAAACCTAACAGAAAATTTGTTATTTAGAAAACATGATGGCAAAATATTCAATTGTTGAAAAAACATTATTTACAGATTATTAAACTGCCCTGTCATGTAAATTAAATCTAAATGATATATTACGACAAAGATGGAAAATAGTTATTAAAAAGAGAAAAATGTATCTGATGGATTGTTTTCCCTCATTTGATTTTCATCCGTATCCCTGTTGATTCAAGCTGTATAATTCCTTTTTTATATAAATTGCCTATTGCTTTTTTGAATGTTTTTTTGCTCATATTAAACATGTTATATATGACTGATGCATCAGTATGGTCATTTGCAGGCAAAAAACCATTGTTTTTTCCCAAAAGTTCAAAAATATACTGGGAAGCTTTGGAAATTTCATTATAACCGGGAAGTTGCAAAGTGATATCTATTTTCCCGTCAGTTCTTATATTTTTAACATATCCTTTAAATTTTTCGCCTATGGAAATTTTCCGGAATACTTCATCCTGAAAGATTAGTCCGGACATCGTGTCGTTTACAATTACTTTTATGCCCAGATCGCTGTAATCATAAGCCAGAAGATTAACTTCCTGGTTTTCCTGCAACAGGGAAGAACTTTTTTTTAAGAACTTATCGATTTTTGTTGAAGCTGCTATTCTTCCTGAATTTTCGTCCAAATAAAGATAAACCACATAATAATTATTGGGTTCAAGAGGTTTCCTTTGTTCGCGGTAGGGGACAAAAAGGTCTTTAGGCATACCCCAGTCAAGGAAGGCCCCAAATGAATTTACTTCTTTAACTTTCAGAAAGGCAAAGGAGCCGACAGTAGCCATGGGTGTCCTGGTACTGGTAATAATCCTGTCTTCTGAATCCAGGTAAACGAATACTTTCAGCAGTTCATCCTTTTTTATTCCTTCAGGAACTTCTGAAGCCGGCAATAACAATTCGCCCAAATCTTCTCCGTCAAGATAAATGCCAAAATCAACGAATTTTACTATTCTCAGGTAATTATATTTCCCAATCTCTACCATATTAATTATTTATATCTTCAACGCAAAGGTAATGTTTCGGCAATAAAAACTTATTTGAGAAACAAATTTTCTGTTCAATTCCTGTTTAAAAAAAATACTGTTTTTTTGATGAATTTAACATTTTCTTTGAGATAAAAAATATTAAATTTGGCATTTATATTTTTGAGGTAAACATATTATATACATATATGTCACAAAATATTGGAGAAATTATCCAGGTGATAGGCCCGGTAATTGATGTTAGTTTTGAAAAGAAGGGAGGGGAACTTCCCAATATTCATGATGCTTTAGAGATAAAGAGGGACAATGGCCAACTTCTTGTTGCAGAAGTGGAACAGCACATTGGAGAACACACAGTCAGGGCTATTGCCATGGATTCGACCGATGGCCTGCACAGAGGCATTGAAGTAGTTTCCTCAGGCAATCCTATCAAGATGCCTGTGGGTGACCAGATCAAAGGCCGGTTGTTGAATGTGGTGGGTGATGCCATTGACGGTATGCAGAAGGTTGATAAGACTTCTGGATATCAGATCCATAACCAGCCACCTAAAATCAAGGATCTTTCTACAAATGCCGAGGTACTGTTCACCGGAATTAAAGTTATTGATTTGTTGGAGCCTTATTCAAAAGGAGGTAAAATCGGCCTCTTCGGTGGGGCTGGCGTTGGAAAGACAGTCATTATCATGGAGTTGATCAACAACATTGCCAAGAAATATTCGGGTATGTCGGTGTTCGCCGGTGTTGGAGAACGTACCCGGGAAGGTAACGATCTGTTGCGCGAAATGATTGAATCTGGAGTTATCCGTTATGGTTCCGAGTTTAAAGAAAGCATGGAAAAAGGAGGCTGGGACCTTTCCAAGGTTGACCAGAACGAACTTTTAAAATCACAGGCTACTTTGGTCTTCGGACAGATGAATGAACCACCTGGAGCCCGTGCTACTGTTGCATTGTCGGGTTTGACTGTTGCTGAGTCATTCCGTGACGGAGATGAGAAAACGGGAGGCCGGGATATCTTATTCTTCGTAGATAATATTTTTCGTTTTACCCAAGCTGGTTCTGAAGTGTCGGCTTTGCTTGGCCGTATGCCATCTGCAGTAGGTTATCAGCCTAATCTGGCTACCGAAATGGGACTTATGCAGGAACGCATCACTTCTACCAAACGGGGATCCATTACATCTGTTCAGGCTATTTATGTGCCTGCTGATGACCTTACCGATCCTGCTCCGGCAACTACTTTTGCCCATCTGGATGCAACCACGGTATTGAGCAGAAAAATTTCGGAACTTGGAATTTATCCCGCTGTTGATCCTCTCGATTCTACTTCGAGAATTCTTACTCCTGCTGTGGTCGGAAAAGAACATTATGAAACTGCCCAGAGAGTCAAAGAACTTCTCCAACGTTATAAGGAATTACAGGATATTATCGCCATCCTGGGTATGGACGAGTTAAGTGAAGAAGACAAGCTGGTTGTTGCACGGGCACGTCGTGTACAGCGTTTCTTGTCCCAACCTTTCCATGTGGCTGAACAGTTTACCGGTAAAAAAGGTGTGCTGGTTTCCATTGAAGATACCATCAAGGGTTTCAATATGATCATGGACGGTGAAGTGGATAAATATCCTGAAGCCGCATTTAACCTGGTGGGTACTATTGAGGAAGCTATAGAAAAGGGAGAAAAAATATTGGCAGAAACAAATGCCTAAGTTTTGAGGATGAAGAAAGTCGAAACTTTCTTCATCCTTTACATTATTTTTAATAATTTAGCAAATGCACTTAGAAGTAATAACTCCCGACAATAAACTGTATGATGGTGAAGTAAAACTCGTACAGGTTCCTGGCAGCAAGGGTTCATTTGAGATGTTGCAAAAGCATGCCCCTATTATCTCTACCCTTGAAAAAGGGAAAATAAAGATAGTGGATGAAGCCGGCGTTGAAAGTTTTATTGATATTACAGGGGGTGTTGTGGAAACGAAAGAAAATAAGATAATTATACTGGCAGAACTTTAAATACTGGCTGCGCTTTAATGAAAAACATTGTAAAGATATTTTTTTGTAGCGTTTCCTTTTTATTCATAACATTTACGACAAATTCGCAGCAACAGGTTTCATTCAAAGCTTCGGATGGTTTACTTGTTACTGCTGATCTTTACAAAAGCGGCGAAAAAAATCCCTATCTCATTCTTTGTCACCAGGCCCATTATAGCAGGGGCGAATATAGAGAAACAGCCAGAAAATTAATGAAATTGGGCTATAATTGCCTGGCTGTTGATTTACGTTCGGGAGGCGAAGTGAATTATGTCCAGAATGAAACTGCCCTGCTGGCTCAGTCTTCAAATGTTTCACACGATTTTATTGATGCCTCTAAAGACATCAATGCCGCAATTGATTTTATTTATAAAATCGACAAAAAAAGGATTATCCTGGTTGGAAGTTCTTATTCTGCTTCCTTGTGCCTGATGATCGCCAAAAAAGACATCAGAATTAAGGCTGTTATTGCCTTCAGTCCTGGCGAATTTTTTTATCCCCGTTTTTCGGTCAGGGATTCATTGAGTGGATTGAATAAACCGGCTTTTATTTGCTGCTCGAGTTTTGAATATCCTTATATAGAAAAGCTTGTTGAAAATATTCCTCATGGGAAC includes:
- the atpC gene encoding ATP synthase F1 subunit epsilon; its protein translation is MHLEVITPDNKLYDGEVKLVQVPGSKGSFEMLQKHAPIISTLEKGKIKIVDEAGVESFIDITGGVVETKENKIIILAEL
- a CDS encoding LytTR family DNA-binding domain-containing protein, with translation MMLNCIIIDDDKLSRRIIEEFISKTEDLNLLQSFSGPVEAIKMVNNHSQEEAESVDLIFLDIEMPEMSGLDFLDTIKDLPQIIIISSKDKYALNAFEYDVTDYLLKPITYSRFFKAITKAQSRYKKSRIESKGNEIFIKKNSSLVRLKYDDILWVEALENYVIFNTYNEKFTIHFTMKSIEKKLPVNKFTRVHRSFIVNTSCINVIEDNSIVINIEDGFKTIPIGKSYKDKLMSDINLIAK
- a CDS encoding dienelactone hydrolase family protein — encoded protein: MKNIVKIFFCSVSFLFITFTTNSQQQVSFKASDGLLVTADLYKSGEKNPYLILCHQAHYSRGEYRETARKLMKLGYNCLAVDLRSGGEVNYVQNETALLAQSSNVSHDFIDASKDINAAIDFIYKIDKKRIILVGSSYSASLCLMIAKKDIRIKAVIAFSPGEFFYPRFSVRDSLSGLNKPAFICCSSFEYPYIEKLVENIPHGNLSLFKPQPGQTTLGSKILWNDNPYHNEYWLALLMFINKIKDTC
- a CDS encoding aspartate aminotransferase family protein — its product is MISQRQLFLQHVGQTSDSPMMLEIERAKGIYLYDIYGKKYIDLISGVSVSNVGHCNPEVVQAVKDQVEKYMHLMVYGEYIEYPQVQYAQLLTSQLPSSLDSVYFVNSGSEANEGALKLAKRYTGRSEIIAFKNAYHGSTHGSLSVMGNECYKNSYRPLLPDVSFIEFNNPTELERITRRTACVIIEPVQGEGGIRIPKDNFLGLLRKRCNETGTLLIFDEVQTGFGRTGSLFALQEFNVVPDIMTIAKAMGGGMPVGAFVSSNQIMSSLKTNPILGHITTFGGHPVCCAAALASLQYILDNHLVDDVKRKGELFKKLLKHPKIKEVRGIGLFMAVQLEDFGEVKKVLAAALKKGIILDWFLFCDSAFRIAPPLIISEEEIKTACGLLLSAVDEALK
- a CDS encoding S1-like domain-containing RNA-binding protein yields the protein MVEIGKYNYLRIVKFVDFGIYLDGEDLGELLLPASEVPEGIKKDELLKVFVYLDSEDRIITSTRTPMATVGSFAFLKVKEVNSFGAFLDWGMPKDLFVPYREQRKPLEPNNYYVVYLYLDENSGRIAASTKIDKFLKKSSSLLQENQEVNLLAYDYSDLGIKVIVNDTMSGLIFQDEVFRKISIGEKFKGYVKNIRTDGKIDITLQLPGYNEISKASQYIFELLGKNNGFLPANDHTDASVIYNMFNMSKKTFKKAIGNLYKKGIIQLESTGIRMKIK
- a CDS encoding family 16 glycosylhydrolase is translated as MAMVNLKILLGLFPATSKIEEENAKLSEEYKRFRLFAASEELAYFNKLEKEVTSKEFEENRKKIESLRFEDTKEYNKLQLYLQLKKSKRIKSYYKIKQSRELANFLSTSNSKELEDFIRLQSFILSSEFKGKAQAKDFKKTPDYQKWREYKKLKKAKSITSYFKFKSSKKYSDYKLIDGSKEITEYENLGKFINSNEYKEVKAYMDDKHRYEKSEDFKKLKEYDSLKQSEKIKWYFQLVSSNKFDSLKHWEKTFEDDFNDKQLNREKWITKYFWGEALLGSSYSLSNELQCYSDGKNLDFSDSALKIITRKEKANSNSWNPQLGFQPKDYEYTSGIINSGASFRQQYGKFEAKIRLSANYPLTQAFWMVGDSILPEIDVMKFDGKKLYLNSFWGKAEDKNGLQKSITTLRGKHFSHKFFIYTLEWTENSLEWKINGVTVKKETRGIPSLPMYVAFNSMLNKKINDSLLPASMEIDWIRCYQYKK
- a CDS encoding RNA methyltransferase, whose product is MMIQRKLIDYLSGFVTPHRVETIEKILQQRTRYITIVLEDLFQAQNASAVLRTCDCFGIQDVHIIENKNKFKVNPEIAMGASKWLNLFQYNQQDTNNTLEVIKSLKQKGYRIVATAPEGKGVKLEEFDLSKGKIALFFGTELQGLTEDVFINADEFLTIPIVGFTESFNISVSAGIILHHLSCQLRKSGINWALSENEIQNLKTEWLKKSLKDADLIEKQFYKSLPLRNDLKKTD
- the atpD gene encoding F0F1 ATP synthase subunit beta, which produces MSQNIGEIIQVIGPVIDVSFEKKGGELPNIHDALEIKRDNGQLLVAEVEQHIGEHTVRAIAMDSTDGLHRGIEVVSSGNPIKMPVGDQIKGRLLNVVGDAIDGMQKVDKTSGYQIHNQPPKIKDLSTNAEVLFTGIKVIDLLEPYSKGGKIGLFGGAGVGKTVIIMELINNIAKKYSGMSVFAGVGERTREGNDLLREMIESGVIRYGSEFKESMEKGGWDLSKVDQNELLKSQATLVFGQMNEPPGARATVALSGLTVAESFRDGDEKTGGRDILFFVDNIFRFTQAGSEVSALLGRMPSAVGYQPNLATEMGLMQERITSTKRGSITSVQAIYVPADDLTDPAPATTFAHLDATTVLSRKISELGIYPAVDPLDSTSRILTPAVVGKEHYETAQRVKELLQRYKELQDIIAILGMDELSEEDKLVVARARRVQRFLSQPFHVAEQFTGKKGVLVSIEDTIKGFNMIMDGEVDKYPEAAFNLVGTIEEAIEKGEKILAETNA